The nucleotide window AAAAATAATATATTGATTTCAAAAATAAAGCAAATCTCGATCCGGTACTGGAGGCAGTCTTTTCTCCTGTTTTTTTTAGAAAATCCCAAATCATCATAATCATTGGAAAATCAGAAAACGTTGCGTAGTTATCTCAAAGAGGCGGACATGAAGACATTTGCCTTTGTTTCGGCTCTTTGTATGCTCTATTTGAAATCACTCGATACGCAGCGGATATCTTTTGTTCTTGTATCTTCTGGATTTAGTAAACATGAAAATTTTTACCACAAATGATTCCACATTTTTTACAATTAATTACGTTGTAAATAAAAAACTTTAGTGATATTAAATAGTCATAATGGGTAATGGAATATATACTATGATTAATAATCCCAATTATGACCTTTAACAAAATCCTCGAAAAATACAGAAAAATTTCCTTCTCCGAAGCCGACAAAGGTCAGCGTTTTGAAAGACTGATGAAGGCATATCTTCAAACCGACCCCATATATTCAAATTTGTTTACAAAAATATGGCTGTGGAACGAATTTCCTTACAGAAAAGATTTCGGAGGAAACGATACAGGAATAGACCTTGTAGCCAAAACATCCGAAAACGATTATTGGGCTATTCAGTGCAAATGTTTTCAGGAAAATGCCGTGATCGACAAACCGGCAGTTGATACATTTTTATCTACATCAAGCAAAGTTTTCCAAGATGACAATAAAAAGAAAGTAGCATTTTCTAACAGGCTTTGGATTTCAACGACAAACAAATGGAATTCCAATGCGACATTGGCAATTCAAAACCAGAATCCGCCCCTAACAAGACTAAATCTGAATGATTTACAGGTCGCATCTGTAGATTGGGAAAAGATCGAAAAAGGCATTTCAGGCGAAGATTCACGAATACAAAAGAAAACGTTAAAACTCCATCAGAATGAAGCAGTGGAAAAAGCTCATCTATATTTCAAAAAATATGATCGCGGCAAATTGATTATGGCTTGCGGAACGGGCAAGACATTTGTTTCTCTTAAAATCGTCGAAAAAGAAACTAAAGGGAAAGGCCTTATACTCTTTTTTGTCCCTTCAATAGCTCTTATGAGTCAAATATTGAGGGAATGGTCTGAAGAAGCCTCAAAACCGATAAACGCGATATGTATCTGTTCAGATCCGGAAGTTTCAAGAAAAAAATCAAAAATGGATGAGATTGACAGTTACAGCTCAGTAGATCTGGCTCTGCCTGCGACCACGAACGCCAAAGACATTGTAAAACAACTGAAAAAGATAAAACCATCCCAAATGAATGTAGTTTTTTCGACATACCAGTCCATAGATGTCATCTCAAAAGCACAGAAAACGATGATGAAGGGTAAAAACGGATTCAGGGAATTCGACCTTATCGTCTGCGACGAAGCCCACAGGACGACAGGCGTTGCCCTGACAGACGAAGATTCATCAGCTTTCATAAGAGTTCACGACGATAAATACATAAAAGCCAAAAAGCGCCTTTACATGACCGCTACGCCTCGTCTTTACAGCGATGACGCTAAGAGCAAAGCAGCGCAGGCCGAGGCCATACTCTGTTCAATGGACGACACTTCCATGTATGGTGAAGAAATTTACAGAATCGGTTTTGGCGAATCCGTTGAAAGAAATCTTTTGACTGACTATAAAGTGCTGATTCTGACCCTCAATGAAAACGATGTCCCCCCTGCCATCCAAAAAATGATCACCGACAAAGAAAGTGAAATAAACACTGATGACGCTTCAAAACTTATAGGCTGTATTAACGCTTTGTCAAAGCAGATTCTCGGAGACGACGGTGTGATTAAAGAAAGCGACCCCGAACCTATGAAGCGTGCTGTAGCTTTCTGCCAAAAAATCGTCATTTCCAAAAAAATCACCGAAACATTCAACACTGCGACAGATATCTACATTGATTCACTGCCGCAAGATAAAAAAGACAAAATGGTCAACGTCTCTTCAAAACATATAGACGGGACAATGTCAGCTCCTGAAAGAAACGACCTACTGAGTTGGTTGAAAGAAGACCAAAAAGGTGAATGCCGGATATTGACCAATGTAAGATGTCTCAGCGAAGGCGTAGATGTCCCTTCTCTTGACGCTGTCATGTTTTTATCTGCAAGAAACTCGCAGATTGATGTTGTCCAGTCGGTTGGACGTGTGATGCGCAAATCGCCCGGAAAAAACTACGGATACATAATTATTCCTGTTCTGGTGCCTTCAAATGTTGAACCTGAAATTGCATTGAACGATAACGAAAGATACAAAGTTGTATGGATGGTTTTGAACGCACTCAGGGCTCATGACGACAGGTTCAACGCCACCGTCAATAAAATCGAGTTGAACAAAAAACGCCCAAAACAGATATTGATTGGCAGAACAGAATACACATTCGACGACGACGGCGAGCCTGTCCTGTCCGTCAGGGACAGCGAAAGATCCAAATATGACTCAAAAATAAACGAACAGCTTTATCTCCAGTTTGAAAAGCTTCAGAGCGTTATTTTTGCGAGAATGGTTCAAAAAGTCGGGGACAGACGGTATTGGGAGCAATGGGCTAAAAGCGTCGCAGAAATCGCTGAAAAGCAAATCGAAAGAATCGGCAATCTGATAAAAAAGCAGGGCTCTCACAGACAGGCGTTTGAGAATTTTTTGGCAGGTCTTCAAAAGAACATAAATCCCAGTATAACCGGGCAGGAAGCAATTGAAATGCTTTCACAGCACATTATCACCAAACCAGTTTTTGAAGCGTTGTTTGAAGGGTATACGTTCGTCAAAAGCAACGCGATTTCAATTTCAATGCAGAAAATGCTCGATCTCCTTGAAGCGCAAGCCCTAGAAAAAGACACTGCAATGCTCGATAAATTCTATGAATCAGTCCGAAAAAGAGCTTCCGGAATTGACAACGCCGAGGGAAGGCAAAGAATTATCATCGAGTTATACGATAAATTCTTCAAAACCGCTTTCCCAAAAATGGTCGAAAGACTCGGCATAGTATATACACCTGTCGAATTGGTAGATTTCATTATCAACTCGGTAAATGATGTTCTCAAAAAAGAATTTGGAAGAAGCCTTTCTGACGAAAACATTCACATCCTCGATCCTTTTACCGGAACAGGAACATTCATAACAAGGCTTTTGCAGAGCGGATTGATAGACAAAAAAGACCTAAAGCGGAAATACA belongs to candidate division WOR-3 bacterium and includes:
- a CDS encoding DEAD/DEAH box helicase is translated as MTFNKILEKYRKISFSEADKGQRFERLMKAYLQTDPIYSNLFTKIWLWNEFPYRKDFGGNDTGIDLVAKTSENDYWAIQCKCFQENAVIDKPAVDTFLSTSSKVFQDDNKKKVAFSNRLWISTTNKWNSNATLAIQNQNPPLTRLNLNDLQVASVDWEKIEKGISGEDSRIQKKTLKLHQNEAVEKAHLYFKKYDRGKLIMACGTGKTFVSLKIVEKETKGKGLILFFVPSIALMSQILREWSEEASKPINAICICSDPEVSRKKSKMDEIDSYSSVDLALPATTNAKDIVKQLKKIKPSQMNVVFSTYQSIDVISKAQKTMMKGKNGFREFDLIVCDEAHRTTGVALTDEDSSAFIRVHDDKYIKAKKRLYMTATPRLYSDDAKSKAAQAEAILCSMDDTSMYGEEIYRIGFGESVERNLLTDYKVLILTLNENDVPPAIQKMITDKESEINTDDASKLIGCINALSKQILGDDGVIKESDPEPMKRAVAFCQKIVISKKITETFNTATDIYIDSLPQDKKDKMVNVSSKHIDGTMSAPERNDLLSWLKEDQKGECRILTNVRCLSEGVDVPSLDAVMFLSARNSQIDVVQSVGRVMRKSPGKNYGYIIIPVLVPSNVEPEIALNDNERYKVVWMVLNALRAHDDRFNATVNKIELNKKRPKQILIGRTEYTFDDDGEPVLSVRDSERSKYDSKINEQLYLQFEKLQSVIFARMVQKVGDRRYWEQWAKSVAEIAEKQIERIGNLIKKQGSHRQAFENFLAGLQKNINPSITGQEAIEMLSQHIITKPVFEALFEGYTFVKSNAISISMQKMLDLLEAQALEKDTAMLDKFYESVRKRASGIDNAEGRQRIIIELYDKFFKTAFPKMVERLGIVYTPVELVDFIINSVNDVLKKEFGRSLSDENIHILDPFTGTGTFITRLLQSGLIDKKDLKRKYTKELHANEIVLLAYYIATVNIENAYHDATPDPNDGIGKENYTPFDGIVLTDTFQLGETPESEQLFSEMFPQNSERVAAQKKAPIRVIIGNPPYSVGQRSANDNAQNQPYLKLDKRISVTYAKETSATNKNSLYDSYIKAFRWASDRLEKENGGIICFVSNGAWIDGNAQDGFRKCLEREFSSIYVFNTRGNARTQGELRRKEAGNVFGGGSRTPISITLLVQNPGIKQEKATIHYYDIGDYLNREEKLSIVNDFQSVSNPEIKWKTLKPNKYGDWISQRKKAFENFITLGDKNNLSKNTFFLPYYSRGLASCRDAWCYNFLKSNIKNNITKTIDYFNIERDKYSKEIKKNSQLNINDFLSYDSTKISWNRQFKDLVKRNYKITFNKENIYCGIYRPFVKQFVYFSNVLKRV